In a genomic window of Arachnia rubra:
- the coaE gene encoding dephospho-CoA kinase: MRIGLTGGIASGKSTVARELERLGAFIIDADVLAREVVAPGTEGFQKVLDRFGGSVLAADGSLDRRALGRVVFADPKALADLNAIIHPRVRARAVELEKIAPEGALVVHVIPLLVETGQQENFDVVVVVDTTVEEQLRRLSRRDGMTSTEARQRVAAQADRWERLAAATHVIDSSGPVAETMRQVAALWRDICRMADETTKA, encoded by the coding sequence GTGCGCATCGGATTGACGGGTGGGATCGCATCGGGCAAATCCACGGTTGCCCGGGAACTGGAGCGGCTGGGCGCCTTCATCATCGACGCCGACGTCCTCGCCCGTGAGGTGGTGGCGCCGGGCACCGAGGGCTTCCAGAAGGTCCTCGACCGTTTCGGCGGCTCTGTGCTGGCGGCGGATGGCAGCCTGGACCGGCGCGCACTCGGCCGCGTTGTTTTCGCCGATCCCAAGGCGCTCGCCGACCTGAATGCCATCATCCATCCCCGCGTGCGTGCCCGGGCCGTCGAGCTGGAGAAGATAGCGCCCGAGGGGGCGCTCGTGGTGCATGTCATCCCGCTGCTGGTGGAGACCGGGCAGCAGGAGAATTTCGATGTGGTCGTGGTGGTGGACACCACCGTGGAGGAGCAGCTCCGCCGCCTATCACGCCGCGACGGCATGACGTCCACCGAGGCAAGGCAGCGTGTCGCTGCCCAGGCTGACCGCTGGGAACGCCTGGCCGCGGCCACACACGTGATCGACAGCTCCGGGCCTGTCGCCGAGACCATGAGGCAGGTCGCTGCGCTGTGGCGGGACATCTGCCGCATGGCCGACGAGACCACGAAGGCCTGA